One window of Kosakonia cowanii JCM 10956 = DSM 18146 genomic DNA carries:
- the rpsE gene encoding 30S ribosomal protein S5: MAHIEKQAGELQEKLIAVNRVSKTVKGGRIFSFTALTVVGDGNGRVGFGYGKAREVPAAIQKAMEKARRNMINVALNHGTLQHPVKGTHTGSRVFMQPASEGTGIIAGGAMRAVLEVAGVHNVLAKAYGSTNPINVVRATIDGLENMKSPEMVAAKRGKSVEEILG; the protein is encoded by the coding sequence ATGGCTCACATCGAAAAACAGGCTGGCGAACTGCAGGAAAAGCTGATCGCGGTTAACCGCGTATCTAAAACCGTTAAAGGTGGTCGTATTTTCTCCTTCACAGCTCTGACTGTTGTTGGCGATGGTAACGGTCGCGTTGGTTTTGGTTACGGTAAAGCGCGTGAAGTTCCAGCAGCGATCCAGAAAGCGATGGAAAAAGCCCGTCGCAATATGATTAACGTCGCGCTGAACCACGGCACCCTGCAGCACCCGGTTAAGGGTACTCACACGGGTTCTCGTGTCTTCATGCAGCCGGCTTCCGAAGGTACCGGTATCATCGCCGGTGGTGCAATGCGCGCCGTTCTGGAAGTCGCTGGAGTTCATAACGTTCTGGCCAAAGCATATGGTTCCACCAACCCGATCAACGTGGTTCGTGCAACTATTGATGGCCTGGAAAATATGAAGTCTCCAGAAATGGTCGCTGCCAAGCGTGGTAAATCCGTTGAAGAAATTCTGGGGTAA
- the rpmD gene encoding 50S ribosomal protein L30, giving the protein MAKTIKITQTRSAIGRLPKHKATLLGLGLRRIGHTVEREDTPAVRGMVNAVSFMVKVEE; this is encoded by the coding sequence ATGGCAAAGACTATTAAAATCACTCAAACCCGCAGTGCAATCGGTCGTCTGCCGAAACACAAGGCAACGCTGCTTGGCCTGGGTCTGCGTCGTATTGGGCACACTGTAGAACGCGAGGATACTCCTGCGGTTCGCGGTATGGTCAACGCGGTTTCCTTCATGGTTAAAGTTGAGGAGTAA